CCTGCGAGGTGGAGACCCCTGGAGAGGTCAGAACCTGCGAGGTGGGGACCCCTGGAGAGGTCAGAACCTGTGAAGTGGGGACCCCTGGAGAGGCCAGAACCTGTGAGGTGGAGACCCCTGGAGAGGTCAGAACCTGTGAGGTGGAGACCCCTGGAGAGGTCAGAACCTACGAGGTGGAGACCCCTGGAGAGGTCAGAACCTGTGAGGTGGGGACCCCTGGAGTCCACATGGAGAGGTCAGAACCTGTGAGGTGGAGACCCCTGGAGAGGTCAGAACCTGCGAGGTGGAGACCCCTGGAGGGTCAGAACCTGCGAGGTGGAGACCCCTGGAGAGGTTAGAACCTGCGAGGTGGAGACCCCTGGAGAGGTCAGAACCTGCGAGGTGGGGACCCCTGGAGAGGTCAGAACCTGTGAAGTGGGGACCCCTGGAGAGGCCAGAACCTGTGAGGTGGAGACCCCTGGAGAGGTCAGAACCTGTGAGGTGGAGACCCCTGGAGAGGTCAGAACCTACGAGGTGGAGACCCCTGGAGAGGTCAGAACCTGTGAGGTGGGGACCCCTGGAGTCCACATGGAGAGGTCAGAACCTGTGAGGTGGAGACCCCTGGAGAGGTCAGAACCTGCGAGGTGGAGACCCCTGGAGGATCAGAACCTGCGAGGTGGAGACCCCTGGAGAGGTTAGAACCTGCGAGGTGGAGACCCCTGGAGAGGTCAGAACCTGCGAGGTGGAGACCCCTGTCGAGGCCAGAACCTGCGAGGTGGAGACCCCTGGAGAGGTTAGAACCTGCGAGGTGGAGACCCCTGGAGAGGTCAGAACCTGCGAGGTGGAGACCCCTGGAGAGGTTAGAACCTGCGAGGTGGGGACCCCTGGAGTCCACATGGAGAGGTCAGAACCTGCGGGGTTACAAGCACGGACTGAGGGGTACCTGGCCAGGGCTCTGGGGCCGACGTCTTCATAATCCATCTTGGAGAAGATGTCCTGGATAATGGTGCGCTCTTCATCAGACCACTGAACCATGGTGACCTCACTTCGTCCGTCTGCCTCGGTGTTGGATGCTGGCGCTCACCACCACCCCGCTTTTATCCCCCCCAAAAACCCCTCCACCCAAACTCACACCGGATGGCGCGAGGGGTGGCCACGCCCTACAATGACGCGACCACGGAGCTTCTTCATCTCCATCACACCATGTTATATGTTACTTCTTCTCCTTAATATTATTACCGACAAACAAAATATGAAGATAAAATCAATATAGAATGCGTGTTATAAACTGGGAATAAACGCCGGAATCTGCTGTTCACGACTGTGGTGTGTAAATATTCACAATAAAGTGTTAATTAATAGTGTCAGAATAAAGTGTTAATTAACTGATCAGATTAAATCTCCGCCGCGCGCTGCCCCGCCCAGCCaccaaattaataataaaaacgcTTTAATGAGGCGATTAATGAGACGTTTCCCGAATCAAACATTGATAGAATTCATcagcatttttcactttttaaaaatcactttCTATTTTCTTTGAGCAATTACGTAATATTACATGGAACTTCAGAGACTTTTAAAAGCGAAGtgtacaaatatttaataaaaataacgaGATAACGCGTCACTTTATTAATGTAggcaaaaactgtttaaaatgtgacagaatatttgaaaaatataaaaaccagGCAGACATGACGTCATGTTTCTCAAGCTTCGGGTAAAATGCGTAAAAGAATCTTGCTCGGAGATCTCCTTCTGGAAGGTTCTGACCTGGCAGAGGTTCAACATCCTTATCCTGGGTGCGAGGTCCCCACCCCAAGGCGCATAAAAGGGAGGCGAGCCAGGCGAGAAGATCGAGCACCATGAGTCTCTCCTCTAAAGACAAGCAGCTGGTGAAGGCCATGTGGGCCAAGGCGGCTCCGAAGGCGGAGGAGATCGGCCACGACGTCCTCACCAGGTAGGAGACCAAGTGAGACGCGAGGTCTTCACGCACCGTGGACGAAGTGGGGAGATGGTCACGCAGATCTTCCCCTGCAGGATGCTGAGCGTCTACCCCCAGACCAAGACCTACTTCTCCCACTGGCCGGACCTGAGCTACGGCTCGGCGCCGGTGCGCAACCACGGGAGGAAGGTGATGGGCGGGGTGGCCGAGGCCGTGGAGAAGATCGATGACCTGGTGGGCGGCCTGCTGACCATGAGCGAGCTGCACGCCTTCCAGCTCAGGGTGGACCCCGCCAACTTCAAGGTGACTGTCGGAGCCGCGGTGCACCTCGGGAGGTTCTGTCTCATGACATCTTCTCTGTCGCCCGCAGATCCTGGCCCACAACCTCCTGGTGGTCCTGGCCAAGACCTTCCCGGTGGACTTCACCCCTGAAACCCACGTGGCCATGGACAAGTTCCTGGCCAGGGTGGCTCTGGCCCTTTCTGACAAATACCGCTAATTATGACGCGGTGTGACGTCACGATgagctgaaataaaatgtcacaagaATGTGAAAAAACTGCCCGTCGTCTGGAGCTCTTTTCTTTGCACTTTACAGGACATTCTGTTGTGGTCACTTTATTAAAGATAATACAAGCTGACCATATTAAACagatttattattcattat
Above is a genomic segment from Denticeps clupeoides chromosome 8, fDenClu1.1, whole genome shotgun sequence containing:
- the hbae5 gene encoding hemoglobin, alpha embryonic 5, which encodes MSLSSKDKQLVKAMWAKAAPKAEEIGHDVLTRMLSVYPQTKTYFSHWPDLSYGSAPVRNHGRKVMGGVAEAVEKIDDLVGGLLTMSELHAFQLRVDPANFKILAHNLLVVLAKTFPVDFTPETHVAMDKFLARVALALSDKYR